Part of the Caldisericum sp. genome, TGCCTTACGCCACAATCTCATTTCTAAACTATGCCTAATTTGCAAGTTTTCTGGTGTAATTCCGCCTTTCCATCTCCAATTATTTTCTCCTTTATGCAAAGGAGGTTTTATGCCTTTCTCTTTTAATGCTTTGCTGATGTTAGGTCTTTTTTTACCTAACATTTTTGCCCTTAGTTCTTCTTTTTGCTCTTCTGTCAAACGAGTGCCTTTACGTGATGGAGGCTTAATGCCTTTTTCTTTAAGAATTTTACTTATTTTAGGGTTGGGTATTCCCTTTTTACTCTTGCTAACTTTATTTTTCCATTCTTGATATTTAGTTGGGTCTTTAGGTGCTGGCATATTAACTCTCCATTACGAACTCGAGATAACTTCCCAACTGCTTCCGTTATAAACTTTTAGTTTCTTTGCCGACGAGTCATAATACACCGTTCCAGCAGATGGAGAACTTGGTGCAGAAGTCGGAGTATAGACCGTCGCTCCGCCGTATAGTATTATGTTCCCCGTAGTCATATCAATAACCTTTCCTGAACCTTCTACGCCAGAAGCGTTTGAAAAAGAGGCGTCTAATATTATAAGAGAAGCACCACTATCTATGTAATACTTATTGAGTGTAGAACAACTTAATTCATAAAAAGCAGAAATTCGGATTGTAGACCCATTTATCCCTTTTATTACAGCAGAACCAGAACCGCCAGAGTTATTATACGATACGAACCCAAAGATACTAACCTGTGAGTTATTGCAATCAATAAGTCCTGTGTAGCCGGGAATACCCGTATTTTGTTCTGCACCACAGCCGACCATAGAGATACCTTGACAAGTATTAAAAACATATGGATTTGCACCATTCCCATTATCAACAGCACAATTTATCAAGGTAGAGTACCCTATTTGTAGGTTAAATCCAGCACTTGTTATATTGGCGGCGTAACAATCTACCAAATTCCAAGTCGTCCCGCCTTTTATATAAAACCCAACATTTGATTGATTGCACTGCACATTCTCCAATGCGTTCATAAAACCATTCGTAGAGTAAAAAGCATTATTGCAAGACTGAATATATAGATGTCTGAATGTGTTATGAAAACTATTTCCATT contains:
- a CDS encoding HNH endonuclease gives rise to the protein MPAPKDPTKYQEWKNKVSKSKKGIPNPKISKILKEKGIKPPSRKGTRLTEEQKEELRAKMLGKKRPNISKALKEKGIKPPLHKGENNWRWKGGITPENLQIRHSLEMRLWRKAVFERDNFTCQKCGQKGGDLEAHHINNFADFPELRFAIDNGITLCKYCHKEFHKKYGFTNNTKEQLEEFLETISSS